The proteins below come from a single Deltaproteobacteria bacterium genomic window:
- a CDS encoding HPF/RaiA family ribosome-associated protein produces MDIHIEGQNLEIQPEWREKIEEELARLEEHFMGPVLHARVEIIGTRHHHLGAFEVHLVVTVSGETITITRQGEFVPPLLVEAFDSLDRRLLEYSRIQQKEVKAHEEYAQRGKVARLIANRDYGFIEASDGLEIYFHANALKNGKFNKLAPGTEVKFAQEDGEKGPQAIWVQPVG; encoded by the coding sequence ATGGACATTCATATCGAAGGGCAAAACCTGGAAATTCAACCGGAATGGCGTGAAAAAATTGAAGAAGAATTGGCCCGTCTGGAAGAACATTTTATGGGTCCTGTTTTACATGCCCGGGTGGAAATCATCGGGACCCGTCATCACCATCTGGGTGCCTTTGAAGTTCATCTGGTCGTAACCGTGAGCGGGGAAACGATTACCATTACCCGCCAGGGGGAATTTGTCCCGCCCTTACTGGTGGAGGCCTTTGATTCCCTGGACCGCCGTCTTTTGGAATACTCTCGTATCCAGCAAAAGGAAGTTAAGGCCCATGAAGAGTATGCCCAGCGGGGTAAAGTGGCCCGTCTAATCGCGAATAGGGACTATGGTTTTATAGAAGCCTCGGACGGTCTGGAGATTTATTTCCATGCCAATGCCTTAAAAAATGGGAAATTTAATAAATTAGCGCCGGGCACCGAGGTAAAATTCGCTCAGGAAGACGGCGAGAAAGGACCTCAAGCCATCTGG